A window of Polaromonas hydrogenivorans contains these coding sequences:
- a CDS encoding DEAD/DEAH box helicase gives MKFEELNLAPAILKAVLEQGYDTPTPIQAQAIPAVLAGSDLLGGAQTGTGKTAAFTLPLLQRLSTEPRLTNRRGVNAVRALIMTPTRELAAQVEESVRTYGKYLDLTSMVMFGGVGMGAQIEKLRRGVDILVATPGRLLDHASQGTLDLSQVQILILDEADRMLDMGFIHDIKKVLALVPKQKQTLLFSATFSDEIRELANGLLRNPLSIQVTPRNTTVQRITQTIHPVGRSKKKALLTHIINEHNWSQVLVFTRTKFGANNVAEHLTKAGIPAMALHGNKSQTARTQALQGFKNGDIRALVATDIAARGIDIDELPHVVNYEIPNVSEDYVHRIGRTGRAGNSGQAVSLVCLDEEGFMQDIERFTKQNIENIVVPGFEAEPGEKAEPLAMGRQTIWGGLGKPPSRDVMQAAAKAARSEMMTRIRDTKGAQPARGGNAGAGGRGGRAPAGNSAGAGRGGNGGGGFAGNGGGNADRRGPAQPRQNSGYSQGGQPSFSQPRSAHAPAPRQRDSESRNDFDSQQPASHASSGFPSSGQPTGNRNNFRGGPRTGGGAGDRSNGPRRSGGPGSFTGR, from the coding sequence ATGAAATTTGAAGAATTGAATCTGGCCCCGGCCATTTTGAAGGCCGTGCTTGAGCAGGGCTATGACACCCCCACGCCGATCCAGGCACAGGCCATTCCCGCCGTGCTCGCCGGCAGCGACCTGCTGGGCGGCGCCCAGACCGGCACCGGCAAGACGGCGGCGTTCACGTTGCCGCTGCTGCAGCGCCTCTCGACCGAACCGCGCCTGACCAACCGGCGCGGCGTCAACGCGGTGCGCGCCCTGATCATGACCCCGACGCGCGAACTCGCCGCGCAGGTCGAGGAAAGCGTTCGCACCTACGGCAAATACCTGGACCTCACCTCGATGGTGATGTTCGGCGGTGTCGGCATGGGCGCGCAAATCGAAAAACTGCGCCGTGGCGTCGATATTCTGGTCGCCACCCCGGGCCGCCTGCTGGACCATGCCAGCCAGGGCACGCTGGACTTGAGCCAGGTGCAGATCCTGATCCTCGACGAAGCCGACCGCATGCTGGACATGGGCTTCATCCACGACATCAAGAAAGTGCTGGCGCTGGTGCCCAAACAGAAGCAGACGCTGCTGTTTTCCGCCACCTTCAGCGATGAAATCCGCGAACTGGCCAATGGCCTGCTGCGCAACCCGCTGTCCATCCAGGTCACGCCGCGCAACACCACGGTGCAGCGCATCACGCAAACCATCCACCCGGTCGGCCGCAGCAAGAAGAAAGCCCTGCTGACGCACATCATCAACGAACACAACTGGAGCCAGGTGCTGGTGTTCACCCGCACCAAGTTCGGTGCCAACAACGTCGCCGAGCATCTGACCAAGGCCGGCATTCCCGCGATGGCGCTGCACGGCAACAAGAGCCAGACGGCTCGCACGCAAGCCCTGCAAGGCTTCAAGAACGGCGACATTCGCGCGCTGGTGGCGACCGACATTGCCGCCCGAGGCATTGACATCGACGAGTTGCCGCATGTCGTTAACTACGAAATCCCGAATGTCAGCGAAGACTATGTCCACCGCATCGGCCGCACCGGCCGCGCCGGCAACAGCGGCCAGGCCGTAAGCCTGGTGTGCCTGGATGAAGAAGGCTTCATGCAGGACATCGAGCGCTTCACCAAGCAGAACATCGAAAACATCGTCGTTCCCGGCTTCGAAGCCGAACCCGGCGAAAAAGCCGAGCCGCTGGCCATGGGCCGCCAGACCATCTGGGGCGGCCTGGGCAAGCCGCCAAGCCGCGACGTGATGCAGGCCGCCGCCAAGGCCGCCCGCAGCGAAATGATGACGCGCATCCGCGACACCAAGGGCGCCCAGCCTGCGCGTGGCGGCAATGCCGGTGCTGGCGGACGCGGTGGTCGCGCCCCTGCCGGCAACAGTGCAGGCGCTGGCCGTGGCGGCAATGGCGGCGGCGGCTTCGCTGGCAACGGTGGCGGCAATGCCGACCGCCGTGGCCCGGCCCAGCCGCGCCAGAACTCCGGCTATTCGCAAGGTGGCCAGCCCTCCTTCAGCCAGCCACGAAGCGCGCATGCCCCGGCGCCACGCCAGCGCGACAGCGAATCCCGCAATGACTTCGACAGCCAGCAGCCGGCCAGCCACGCGTCGTCCGGATTCCCGTCGTCAGGCCAGCCCACAGGCAACCGCAACAACTTCCGTGGCGGCCCCCGCACCGGCGGCGGCGCGGGTGACCGAAGCAACGGACCTCGCCGTTCAGGCGGCCCTGGCTCGTTCACGGGCCGATAA
- a CDS encoding hemerythrin domain-containing protein encodes MSNLEWSDALALDLPVMDDTHREFVELLAVVETASDETLLPHWRTLVDHTDDHFGREDQWMQATRFSSTNCHSVQHKVVLQVMREGITYALAGDLGAIRQMARELAIWFPQHAQTMDAALALHLRGIGYDPVTGIVAMPEALPNSIIHGCGGASCSDSETPEPAAQAA; translated from the coding sequence ATGTCCAATCTTGAATGGTCCGACGCGCTGGCGCTCGATCTCCCCGTCATGGACGATACGCACCGCGAGTTTGTCGAATTGCTGGCCGTGGTCGAAACCGCCAGCGACGAGACGCTGCTGCCCCACTGGCGCACGCTGGTGGATCACACCGATGACCATTTCGGTCGCGAAGACCAGTGGATGCAAGCCACGCGCTTTTCATCGACCAACTGCCACAGCGTGCAGCACAAGGTCGTGCTGCAGGTCATGCGCGAAGGCATTACTTATGCCTTGGCCGGCGACCTGGGCGCCATTCGCCAGATGGCCCGCGAACTCGCCATCTGGTTTCCGCAGCATGCGCAGACCATGGACGCGGCGCTCGCCCTGCACCTGCGCGGCATCGGCTACGACCCCGTGACCGGCATTGTCGCCATGCCCGAGGCGCTGCCCAACAGCATCATCCACGGCTGCGGCGGCGCAAGCTGCTCCGACAGCGAAACACCCGAGCCCGCAGCCCAGGCGGCATGA
- a CDS encoding YitT family protein gives MSAAADTSLAPPVVTRHRWYEDIQALVIGTLFVALGVVMFGTAGLLTGGTAGIAFLIHYATGVSFSVAFFVINLPFYVFAWKRMGMAFTVKTFVAVGLLSLFTHFLPQGLHFSFLSPPLAAVLGGLLCGTGMLMLFRHRASLGGLNVVVLYLQERMGWRAGKVQMAMDGLIVLCALMVADGERVALSVLGAVVLNMTLTINHRPGRYMAI, from the coding sequence ATGAGCGCTGCGGCGGATACGTCCCTTGCCCCTCCCGTCGTGACGCGCCACCGCTGGTACGAAGATATTCAGGCATTGGTGATCGGCACCCTGTTTGTCGCGCTGGGTGTGGTGATGTTCGGCACCGCCGGCCTGCTCACTGGCGGCACGGCCGGCATCGCCTTCCTGATTCACTACGCCACCGGCGTGAGTTTCAGCGTGGCGTTTTTCGTGATCAACCTGCCCTTTTATGTGTTTGCCTGGAAGCGCATGGGCATGGCCTTTACCGTCAAGACCTTTGTTGCCGTTGGCCTGCTCTCGCTCTTTACCCACTTCCTGCCGCAGGGGCTGCATTTCAGCTTTTTGTCCCCTCCCCTGGCGGCGGTGCTGGGCGGGCTGCTGTGCGGCACCGGCATGCTCATGCTGTTTCGCCACCGCGCCAGCCTGGGCGGGCTGAATGTGGTGGTGCTCTACCTGCAGGAGCGCATGGGCTGGCGCGCCGGCAAGGTGCAGATGGCGATGGACGGGCTGATCGTGCTGTGCGCGCTGATGGTGGCCGACGGCGAGCGGGTCGCGCTGTCGGTGCTGGGCGCCGTGGTGCTGAACATGACGCTGACCATCAACCATCGCCCCGGCCGCTACATGGCGATCTGA
- a CDS encoding SDR family NAD(P)-dependent oxidoreductase, which yields MSNKSSIISFGLAGRVCIVTGGAQGIGEACIRRFAREGAQVVVADIDDVRGAALAAELGGLYVHCDVGDKAQVDALVAQTMAVHGRIDVLVNNAGIFRAADFLEVTEADFDAVLRINLKGAFLVGQAVAREMAKVGKGSIVNMSSVNAVLAIPTIASYNVSKGGINQLTRVMALALADKGIRVNAVAPGTIATELAAKAVLTSEEAKARIMSRTPMKRLGEPSEIADTVAYLASDAASYITGEIVVADGGRMTLNYTVAL from the coding sequence ATGAGCAATAAATCATCAATAATTTCTTTCGGACTGGCGGGTCGGGTGTGCATCGTCACCGGCGGCGCGCAAGGCATTGGCGAGGCCTGCATCCGCCGCTTTGCCCGCGAAGGCGCTCAGGTCGTCGTTGCCGATATCGACGACGTTCGCGGCGCGGCGCTGGCTGCCGAACTGGGCGGCTTGTATGTGCATTGCGATGTCGGCGACAAGGCCCAGGTGGATGCGCTGGTGGCGCAAACCATGGCCGTGCATGGCCGCATCGACGTGCTGGTCAACAACGCCGGGATTTTCAGGGCGGCCGATTTCCTGGAGGTCACCGAGGCCGACTTCGATGCCGTGCTGCGCATCAACCTGAAGGGCGCGTTCCTCGTCGGCCAGGCGGTGGCGCGTGAAATGGCCAAAGTGGGCAAAGGCAGCATCGTCAACATGAGTTCGGTCAACGCCGTGCTGGCGATTCCCACGATTGCCAGCTACAACGTCAGCAAGGGCGGCATCAACCAGCTGACGCGGGTCATGGCGCTGGCCCTGGCCGACAAGGGCATACGCGTCAACGCCGTGGCGCCCGGCACCATCGCCACCGAACTGGCCGCCAAGGCGGTGCTGACCAGCGAGGAAGCCAAAGCCAGAATCATGAGCCGCACGCCCATGAAGCGCCTGGGCGAGCCGTCGGAGATTGCCGACACCGTGGCTTACCTAGCCAGCGACGCGGCGAGCTACATCACCGGCGAGATCGTGGTGGCCGATGGCGGACGCATGACGCTGAACTACACGGTTGCGCTCTAG
- a CDS encoding Bug family tripartite tricarboxylate transporter substrate binding protein, with the protein MLNIKRRHVLGGLALATAAPLWAQTASSAKAEGTGKGRLASKLRIVIPANAGGGWDQTGRALGAALLGSGAADEIEYENKGGKGGTVGLAYYADKYSNDPNTLLMGGMVMVGAVALHKPAVDMSRIQPIARLTSDYLVMVVAASSPIRNVGDLAGRLRANPKEVPIAGGSAGGVDHVFAGVFTRSSRSNLQELVYLPFAGGAEVVQAVLDGKAVVGISGYSEFSAQLASGKLRAIGVSSKRSVFGIPAIRAQGIDADMANWRGVFTGQGVSAARHAEMVEAMKVAITHESWQKTLKQNHWESSWLAGPGFNSFIDLDMTTSQLMVYMLKLKA; encoded by the coding sequence ATGTTGAATATCAAACGACGTCATGTTCTGGGCGGACTCGCGCTAGCGACGGCCGCGCCGCTATGGGCCCAAACTGCTTCATCGGCCAAGGCTGAGGGAACTGGCAAGGGCAGGCTGGCCAGCAAGCTGCGCATCGTGATCCCGGCCAACGCGGGCGGTGGCTGGGACCAGACCGGCCGCGCGCTGGGCGCAGCCTTGCTGGGTTCGGGCGCGGCCGATGAGATCGAGTATGAAAACAAGGGCGGCAAGGGCGGCACCGTCGGGCTGGCCTATTACGCCGATAAATACAGCAACGACCCCAACACGCTGCTGATGGGCGGCATGGTCATGGTGGGTGCGGTGGCGCTGCACAAGCCGGCGGTTGACATGAGCCGCATCCAGCCCATCGCCCGCCTGACCAGCGATTACCTGGTGATGGTGGTGGCGGCCAGTTCGCCGATTCGCAACGTCGGCGACCTGGCCGGGCGCCTGCGCGCCAACCCGAAAGAGGTGCCGATTGCCGGTGGCTCGGCCGGCGGCGTGGACCATGTGTTCGCGGGCGTGTTCACCCGCAGTTCACGCAGCAATCTGCAGGAACTGGTTTACCTGCCCTTTGCGGGCGGCGCCGAGGTGGTGCAGGCGGTGCTGGACGGCAAGGCCGTCGTCGGCATTTCCGGCTACAGCGAATTCAGCGCGCAACTCGCCAGCGGCAAGCTGCGCGCCATCGGCGTGTCGTCCAAGCGCTCGGTGTTCGGCATTCCCGCCATCCGCGCGCAGGGCATTGATGCCGACATGGCCAACTGGCGCGGCGTGTTTACCGGCCAGGGCGTCAGCGCCGCCCGCCATGCCGAGATGGTCGAGGCCATGAAGGTCGCCATCACCCACGAGTCGTGGCAAAAAACGCTGAAGCAAAACCACTGGGAATCGTCCTGGCTGGCAGGCCCCGGCTTCAACAGCTTTATCGACCTTGACATGACCACTTCTCAACTGATGGTTTACATGCTCAAGCTCAAAGCCTGA
- a CDS encoding ATP citrate lyase citrate-binding domain-containing protein, giving the protein MQVTGMLYGARMLQFVDFPTTEVLGPDASEEQIKALIDKHGLIFIKPVFKGGVGKKGKAGLIGKATDLKTALKEKERLYFVEHRVGNTVAKANGVTFEAGMPAEHEVYFSITDSTHFRAPTMTLTHHGGMDIEELEKNQVVQIPFDPLTGLKAFVVANALSSLGAPKQIISPLVQHLPKLWELYHDYGMSTLELNPIRMREDKRGRITPVACDFKCGFDRDDPRWRRLNLPASLFAVDYSDFEQEINQLRTYQGQSDVYVINDQGTILAPTFGGGANSLVTQMLGDDAIISSDFGGNPPYEKMKEVARICFKHWIRQSNVLFIIGGKSNNTDIFETFRAMADALREHFSRHGATPLYVVIGRGGPNLVRGMGAMRDTLDALGVPYRFFGFDSDMSEVVLHAKQVDAWMKAGGREQVAARLGIAAKQIA; this is encoded by the coding sequence ATGCAAGTAACCGGTATGTTGTACGGAGCCAGGATGCTCCAGTTCGTTGACTTCCCGACCACCGAGGTGCTTGGCCCGGACGCCAGCGAAGAACAGATCAAGGCGCTGATCGACAAGCACGGCCTTATCTTCATCAAGCCGGTGTTCAAGGGCGGCGTCGGCAAAAAGGGCAAGGCCGGCCTGATCGGCAAGGCCACCGACCTGAAGACGGCGCTGAAGGAAAAGGAGCGCCTGTATTTCGTCGAGCACCGGGTTGGCAACACCGTGGCCAAGGCCAACGGCGTCACCTTCGAGGCCGGCATGCCAGCCGAACACGAGGTCTATTTCTCGATCACCGATTCGACGCATTTCCGCGCGCCAACGATGACGCTGACGCATCACGGCGGCATGGACATCGAGGAACTCGAAAAGAACCAGGTGGTGCAGATTCCATTCGATCCACTCACCGGGCTGAAGGCCTTCGTCGTGGCGAATGCACTGTCCTCGCTGGGGGCGCCCAAGCAGATCATCTCGCCGCTGGTGCAGCATCTGCCCAAGCTGTGGGAGCTGTACCACGATTACGGCATGAGTACGCTGGAGCTGAACCCGATCCGCATGCGCGAGGACAAGAGGGGACGAATCACGCCCGTGGCCTGCGACTTCAAATGCGGCTTCGACCGCGATGACCCGCGCTGGCGGCGTCTGAATCTGCCGGCCAGCCTGTTCGCCGTTGACTACTCGGACTTCGAGCAGGAGATCAACCAGCTGCGCACCTACCAGGGCCAGAGCGACGTTTACGTGATCAACGACCAGGGCACCATCCTTGCGCCCACCTTCGGCGGTGGCGCCAACTCGCTGGTCACCCAGATGCTCGGCGACGACGCCATCATCTCTTCGGATTTCGGCGGCAACCCGCCTTACGAAAAGATGAAGGAGGTGGCGCGCATCTGCTTCAAACACTGGATCAGGCAGAGCAACGTGCTGTTCATCATCGGCGGCAAGTCGAACAACACCGATATCTTCGAGACTTTCCGCGCCATGGCCGATGCGCTGCGAGAGCATTTCAGCCGGCATGGGGCGACGCCGCTGTACGTGGTGATAGGCCGCGGCGGTCCCAACCTGGTGCGTGGCATGGGCGCGATGCGCGACACCCTTGATGCCTTGGGCGTGCCCTACCGCTTCTTCGGCTTTGATTCCGACATGAGCGAGGTCGTGCTGCATGCCAAACAGGTGGATGCCTGGATGAAGGCGGGTGGCCGCGAACAGGTGGCGGCCCGGCTGGGCATCGCTGCAAAACAGATCGCCTGA
- a CDS encoding tripartite tricarboxylate transporter permease: MDIFNQLLLGFATAATPINLVWCFVGCALGTAIGVLPGIGPATAVAMLLPITVKVEATASMIFFAGIYYGAMYGGSTTSILLNTPGETASMVTAMEGNRMAKSGRAGAALATAAIGSFVAGTIATVLVTLFAPIVADLAVKLGPPEFFMLMLLAFTTVSAVLGKSTVRGMTALFIGLAAGLVGLDQISAQARYTGGIPELLDGIEIVLVAVGLFAVAEAMYAVLYEGRIVESQNKLSKVHMTKRDWRRSWPAWLRGAAIGAPFGCIPAGGTEIPTFLSYAVEKKMARGEDQAEFGTQGAIEGVAGPESANNATVTTAMIPLLTLGIPTSNTTAILLGAFQNYGIQPGPQLFTTSASLVWALIASLYIGNVMLLVLNLPLAGLWVKLLKIPKPYLYAGILIFATVGVYGMRQSSFDLFLLYGIGVLGVVMRRFDFPTAPVVVGMILGPLAEAQLRNAMSIGEGSAMVFIQRPVSLILIVVVVAVLVLPRLAKRWSARRQFA; encoded by the coding sequence ATGGATATCTTCAATCAACTGCTGCTGGGCTTTGCCACGGCGGCCACGCCCATCAACCTGGTCTGGTGCTTTGTTGGCTGCGCCCTGGGAACCGCCATCGGCGTGCTGCCCGGCATTGGCCCCGCCACGGCGGTCGCCATGCTGCTGCCGATCACCGTCAAGGTCGAGGCCACGGCATCGATGATCTTTTTCGCCGGCATCTACTACGGCGCCATGTACGGCGGCTCGACCACCTCGATCCTGCTCAACACGCCGGGGGAAACGGCCAGCATGGTGACCGCCATGGAAGGCAACAGGATGGCCAAGAGCGGGCGCGCCGGCGCGGCGCTGGCCACGGCGGCCATCGGCTCCTTCGTGGCCGGCACGATTGCCACGGTGCTCGTCACTTTGTTTGCGCCCATCGTGGCCGACCTGGCCGTCAAGCTCGGCCCGCCTGAATTCTTCATGCTGATGCTGCTGGCCTTCACCACCGTGAGTGCGGTGCTGGGCAAAAGCACGGTGCGCGGCATGACGGCGCTGTTCATCGGACTGGCGGCCGGCCTGGTCGGCCTGGACCAGATTTCGGCCCAGGCGCGCTATACCGGAGGCATACCCGAATTGCTCGACGGCATCGAGATCGTGCTGGTCGCCGTGGGCCTGTTTGCCGTGGCAGAAGCCATGTACGCGGTGCTGTACGAAGGCCGGATTGTCGAATCGCAGAACAAGCTGAGCAAGGTTCACATGACGAAAAGGGACTGGCGCCGTTCCTGGCCTGCCTGGCTGCGCGGCGCGGCCATTGGCGCGCCTTTTGGCTGCATTCCGGCCGGCGGCACCGAGATTCCGACCTTCCTGAGCTATGCGGTGGAAAAGAAAATGGCCAGGGGAGAGGACCAGGCCGAGTTCGGCACCCAGGGCGCGATTGAAGGCGTGGCCGGCCCTGAATCCGCCAACAATGCCACGGTGACCACCGCGATGATTCCGCTGCTGACACTGGGCATTCCGACCTCGAACACCACTGCCATCCTGCTGGGCGCCTTTCAGAACTACGGCATCCAGCCCGGCCCGCAGCTTTTCACGACCTCGGCGTCGCTGGTCTGGGCCTTGATTGCCTCGCTCTACATCGGCAACGTGATGCTGCTGGTGCTGAACTTGCCGCTGGCCGGCCTGTGGGTCAAGCTGCTGAAGATCCCCAAGCCTTACCTCTACGCCGGCATCTTGATTTTCGCCACCGTCGGTGTGTACGGCATGCGGCAAAGCTCGTTCGATCTGTTCCTGCTGTACGGCATCGGCGTGCTGGGCGTGGTCATGCGGCGCTTTGACTTTCCGACCGCGCCGGTCGTCGTCGGCATGATCCTCGGGCCTCTGGCCGAGGCGCAGCTGCGCAATGCGATGTCGATTGGCGAGGGCAGCGCGATGGTGTTTATCCAGCGCCCGGTGTCGCTGATCCTGATCGTGGTGGTGGTGGCGGTGCTGGTGCTGCCGCGCCTGGCCAAGCGCTGGTCGGCGCGCCGCCAGTTTGCCTGA
- a CDS encoding tripartite tricarboxylate transporter TctB family protein: protein MTQQKNPFLLQTLVGVGIVLIGLGLAVGAFSIPSASGYGGVGPNFLPWMIALSLLVCGGFIVWESRTGGFRAMDDAGDGPAPYWSGFAWMSAGLLANAALITTIGFIFSCTLCFVLAVQGLKSAEGRTDRGPAVWLKDALIGMAISAPVFWMFTQFLAINLPGLTSTGWL from the coding sequence ATGACACAACAAAAAAATCCCTTCCTGCTGCAGACGCTGGTCGGCGTGGGCATCGTGCTGATCGGCCTGGGCCTGGCCGTGGGCGCGTTCAGCATTCCGTCGGCTTCCGGCTACGGCGGCGTCGGCCCCAACTTTCTGCCCTGGATGATTGCCCTGTCGCTGCTGGTCTGCGGCGGCTTCATCGTCTGGGAGTCCCGGACGGGCGGTTTTCGCGCCATGGACGATGCCGGCGACGGTCCCGCGCCGTACTGGTCCGGTTTTGCGTGGATGTCGGCCGGCTTGCTGGCCAATGCCGCACTGATCACGACCATCGGTTTTATCTTCAGCTGCACCTTGTGCTTTGTGCTGGCGGTGCAGGGCCTGAAAAGCGCCGAGGGCCGCACCGACCGCGGGCCTGCGGTCTGGCTGAAGGACGCGCTGATCGGCATGGCGATTTCGGCGCCTGTTTTCTGGATGTTCACCCAATTCCTGGCCATCAACCTGCCAGGCCTCACCTCAACTGGATGGCTCTAA
- a CDS encoding Bug family tripartite tricarboxylate transporter substrate binding protein translates to MRRDTFLKSMAALAAAGSFPLSAFAAANVKMMIPANPGGGWDTTGRALGKALTDSGAAATVSYDNKGGAAGALGLAQFVNGSKGDPNAIMVMGAVMLGGLITGKPPVSLSQATPIARLSSEYNVFVVPASSPFKSMAEVIAQLKKDPGSVKWGGGSRGSTEHIAAAMIAREVGVDPAKINYVAFRGGGEATAAVLGGNVTVGGSGYSEFAEYINTGKMKALAVTSDTRLAGVNVPTLKEQGVNVVIGNWRGVYGAPGITPAQRQALTDMILVALKSKTWIEASQKNSWTPAVLTGPAFEKFVDDDFAALRATMVKSGMV, encoded by the coding sequence ATGCGTCGCGACACCTTTTTGAAATCCATGGCGGCCCTGGCGGCTGCAGGTAGCTTCCCGCTGTCGGCTTTTGCCGCCGCCAATGTCAAGATGATGATTCCGGCCAATCCGGGCGGCGGCTGGGACACCACCGGCCGCGCGCTGGGCAAGGCCTTGACCGATTCCGGCGCGGCGGCCACCGTGAGCTATGACAACAAGGGCGGCGCCGCCGGCGCACTGGGCCTGGCGCAATTCGTCAACGGCAGCAAGGGCGACCCCAACGCCATCATGGTGATGGGCGCGGTCATGCTGGGCGGCCTGATTACCGGCAAGCCGCCGGTCAGCCTCAGCCAGGCCACGCCGATTGCCCGCCTGTCCAGCGAATACAACGTGTTCGTGGTGCCGGCCAGCTCGCCCTTCAAGTCGATGGCCGAGGTGATTGCGCAGCTCAAGAAAGACCCCGGCAGCGTGAAATGGGGCGGCGGCTCGCGCGGCTCCACCGAGCACATCGCAGCAGCCATGATTGCGCGTGAAGTCGGCGTTGATCCGGCCAAGATCAACTACGTCGCTTTCCGGGGCGGCGGCGAAGCCACGGCCGCCGTTCTGGGCGGCAACGTGACGGTGGGCGGCAGCGGCTACAGCGAGTTCGCCGAATACATCAATACCGGCAAGATGAAGGCGCTGGCAGTGACATCGGACACGCGCTTGGCCGGCGTGAATGTTCCCACGCTCAAGGAGCAGGGCGTCAACGTGGTGATCGGCAACTGGCGCGGCGTGTATGGCGCGCCGGGCATCACGCCGGCGCAACGCCAGGCGCTGACCGACATGATCCTCGTGGCCCTCAAGTCCAAAACCTGGATCGAAGCGTCGCAGAAGAACAGTTGGACGCCCGCCGTGCTGACCGGCCCGGCCTTCGAGAAATTCGTCGATGACGACTTTGCGGCCCTGCGCGCCACCATGGTCAAGTCCGGCATGGTCTGA
- a CDS encoding response regulator transcription factor codes for MTLTLKLLLIEDDASMQTALQRALSRRGIDVCACTDGRLAVAQWTAAQPDVVVLDLSLPGLDGLQVLEQARRQGLATPVLILTARGTVGDRIMGLNTGADDYLPKPFDLDELEARLRALSRRRPSSSTESASTAYLAGTLRYEKESGAIYHHGLVLELTPRELALLQALIVKPGHAVSKERLFELVFPGEAEVQYEAVEVVVYRLRKKLLGTGVKLVTLRGLGYLLKVDA; via the coding sequence ATGACCTTGACCCTGAAACTGCTGCTGATTGAAGATGATGCCTCCATGCAAACCGCCCTGCAGCGCGCCCTGAGCCGGCGCGGCATCGACGTGTGCGCCTGCACCGACGGCCGGCTGGCCGTGGCGCAATGGACGGCAGCCCAGCCCGACGTGGTGGTGCTCGACCTCAGCCTGCCTGGGCTGGACGGCCTGCAGGTGCTGGAGCAGGCGCGCCGCCAGGGGCTGGCCACGCCGGTGCTGATCCTGACGGCGCGCGGCACCGTGGGCGACCGCATCATGGGACTGAATACCGGCGCCGACGACTACCTGCCCAAGCCGTTTGACCTGGACGAGCTGGAGGCCCGGCTGCGCGCCCTGAGCCGCCGCCGCCCTTCTTCAAGCACCGAATCAGCCTCTACCGCTTATCTGGCGGGCACACTTCGCTATGAAAAAGAGAGTGGCGCGATCTACCATCATGGCCTGGTGCTGGAACTCACGCCGCGCGAGCTGGCGCTGCTGCAGGCGCTCATCGTCAAGCCCGGCCATGCGGTGTCCAAGGAACGCTTGTTTGAACTGGTGTTTCCGGGCGAAGCCGAGGTGCAGTACGAGGCGGTCGAAGTCGTGGTGTACCGGCTGCGCAAAAAACTGCTGGGCACCGGCGTCAAGCTGGTCACGCTGCGCGGCCTGGGCTACCTGCTGAAGGTGGATGCGTGA